The following proteins are encoded in a genomic region of Oncorhynchus kisutch isolate 150728-3 linkage group LG18, Okis_V2, whole genome shotgun sequence:
- the tmprss7 gene encoding transmembrane protease serine 7 has product MFRVANVDFIPEYRQAESHEFVSMANKIQHVVSSVYRMSSVSKLYKLTAISDLSDNKGGLLVHFWMVFVVPRLKTPAVCEECVGAILRDSVLTSLRNRSSVGYLLGLPVDIDSILVNAALRSDYTSIAAGSQCVDKLYASLPGSSVPLNVYSSWGGLSCYIKLTSTPGSLIRLTITSLHIEPSDCVSDALTMYDALLPMRGRTLYRVCEPVSQSLSLVSTSNVMLLSLRMTQGNKHFRGHFQAIAEELTYVEIQAEPDFSGQITSPFYPSLLPPQCSFIWRFQTPHIALGVALKFHNYVLKLKDIAACEHGWWKVKEIIYCGSYIGHTTVFRIPDTTAEVEFRSSSRSSDQPFQAESSSFNISQPCAEGHFLCSTGLCVEKTRRCDGLDDCQDESDEVFCARPSKNCGGSSPLHPLYMCNGERDCNDGRDETNCTLETSCSDIRYRCNSGSCILKKNARCDGVTDCSDHSDERDCACGRSSTVKKVDSTSGLRVVGGINALEGEWPWQVSLHFSGYLYCGASVLSSDWLISAAHCFSRDRLSDPRQWSAHLGMLYQGSARHVAEIQRIVVHEYYNRLTFDYDIALLQLRSPWPPSLSFLIQPVCLPATSQTLTHAHRCWVTGWGYRSEEDKTLPTVLQKAEVSVLDQSECKRRYGPVSPRMLCAGVPSGQRDACRGDSGGPLSCSAPGSEGRWFLTGIVSWGAGCGRPNLPGVYTRVNKFTTWIQSHIVT; this is encoded by the exons ATGTTCCGTGTTGCCAACGTAGATTTCATCCCCGAGTACCGCCAGGCAGAGTCCCATGAGTTTGTTTCCATGGCAAACAAGATACAGCACGTG GTGAGCAGTGTGTACAGAATGTCCTCAGTGTCCAAACTCTACAAACTCACCGCCATATCAGACCTCAG TGATAACAAGGGTGGTCTGCTGGTGCATTTCTGGATGGTGTTTGTGGTGCCGAGACTGAAGACCCCAGCCGTGTGTGAGGAGTGTGTAGGAGCTATCCTCAGAGACTCAGTCCTCACCAGCCTGAGGAACAGGTCTTCTGTAGGGTACCTACTGGGCCTGCCCGTAGACATAGATTCCATACTCGTtaatg CTGCTCTACGATCAGATTATACATCAATTGCAGCGG GCTCTCAGTGTGTGGACAAGCTGTATGCCAGCCTGCCAGGCTCCAGTGTTCCCCTAAACGTCTACTCGTCATGGGGAGGTCTGAGCTGCTACATCAAGCTGACGTCTACCCCTGGCTCTCTGATCCGCCTCACCATTACCTCCCTGCACATTGAGCCCAGCGACTGTGTCAGTGATGCCCTCACCATGTACGATGCCCTGCTGCCCATGAGGGGGCGTACTCTCTACAG GGTGTGTGAGCCCGTGTCCCAGTCCCTGTCTCTGGTCTCCACGTCCAACGTCATGCTGCTGTCCCTCAGGATGACCCAGGGCAACAAGCACTTCAGAGGACACTTCCAGGCCATCGCTGAGGAAC tgACTTACGTAGAGATCCAGGCAGAGCCAGATTTCTCCGGTCAGATCACCAGTCCCTTCTACCCCAGTCTGCTGCCTCCTCAGTGCTCCTTCATATGGAGGTTTCAG ACCCCCCACATTGCTCTGGGAGTGGCTCTGAAGTTCCATAATTATGTGCTGAAGCTGAAGGACATAGCGGCCTGTGAGCACGGCTGGTGGAAGGTCAAGGAGATcat ATACTGTGGAAGCTACATAGGCCACACCACAGTGTTCCGTATCCCTGACACCACTGCTGAGGTGGAGTTTCGCAGCAGCTCCCGGAGCTCTGACCAACCCTTCCAGGCCGAATCTAGTAGCTTCAACATCAGCCAAC cATGTGCAGAGGGCCATTTCCTGTGCTCCACAGGGCTGTGTGTGGAGAAGACCCGACGCTGTGACGGCCTGGACGACTGTCAGGACGAGAGTGATGAGGTCTTCTGCG CAAGGCCTAGTAAGAACTGTGGAGGCTCCAGTCCTCTTCACCCACTGTACATGTGCaacggagagagagactgcaATGATGGCAGGGACGAAACCAACTGCACTCTGG AGACGAGCTGCTCTGACATCAGGTACAGGTGTAACAGTGGGTCCTGCATCCTGAAGAAGAACGCCAGGTGTGATGGTGTCACCGACTGCTCAGACCACAGTGACGAGAGGGACTGTG CCTGTGGCCGGTCCTCTACTGTGAAGAAAGTAGACTCGACCTCGGGTCTTCGGGTGGTCGGTGGAATCAATGCCCTGGAGGGGGAGTGGCCATGGCAGGTCAGCTTGCACTTCTCTGGCTACCTGTACTGTGgagcctctgtcctctcttctgatTGGCTCATCTCAGCAGCACACTGCTTCAGCAGGGACAG GCTGTCAGACCCGCGCCAGTGGAGTGCCCATCTGGGTATGCTGTACCAGGGTAGTGCCAGGCACGTGGCAGAGATCCAGCGCATCGTTGTGCACGAGTACTACAACAGGCTGACCTTTGACTATGACATCGCCCTGCTGCAGCTGAGGAGCCCCTGGCCTCCCTCCCTCAGCTTCCTCATCCAGCCCGTGTGTCTGCCGGCCACCTCACAGACCCTCACACATGCACACCGCTGCTGGGTCACAGGATGGGGGTACCGCTCtgaggagg ATAAGACCCTTCCCACAGTGTTACAGAAGGCAGAGGTTTCTGTCCTGGATCAGAGTGAGTGTAAGAGGAGGTACGGCCCCGTCTCGCCCCGCATGCTTTGTGCCGGAGTCCCCTCTGGACAACGGGACGCCTGCAGG GGGGACTCAGGGGGTCCTCTGTCGTGCTCGGCCCCAGGCTCAGAGGGGCGATGGTTCCTCACAGGAATCGTGAGTTGGGGGGCGGGGTGCGGCAGACCCAACCTACCAGGCGTCTACACCCGTGTCAACAAGTTCACCACCTGGATCCAGAGCCACATCGTCACTTGA